In the Streptomyces sp. cg36 genome, one interval contains:
- a CDS encoding FAD-dependent monooxygenase: MRSEVIVVGAGPTGLMLAYELTLAEVPVVVLERRPAPSPQSRAGSLQPRTAEVLDLRGLLEPLLAREPSESASGGHFATLPVELDCGSWRTRYRCPVKVSQARLEARLERLLGERGVPVLRGREVTAVAQDSEGVTAEWRAVDDASATGSVRGGHLVACDGGHSTVRRLMNVPFPGQERRMSAVAADLTLTSMSAEVPTEEGHFSQYTRVAGGFHSILHPIGPDLYRMLFGRVSGEVPDHSAPVSPDEVREALHAVYGPDTELGELRAASRFGDAARQVTRYREGRVFFAGDAAHIHMPIGGQGVNLGIQDAVNLGWKLAGTIRGWAPAGLLDSYHEERHPVAARVLRHTRAQNAIMNVGGDEDLGAVRELVTELLRLPDTNHYVSGMMSGLDLSYPGVGPRLIDVELTTEDGPTRASRLMRSGRGLLLSLDGRPRPVGKRADRVEHIMAKTEEDLDGAGALLVRPDGYLAWTDTDGTPLQEALARWFG; encoded by the coding sequence GTGCGGAGTGAAGTCATCGTGGTGGGCGCGGGCCCGACCGGCCTGATGCTGGCGTACGAACTGACGCTGGCCGAAGTCCCGGTCGTCGTCCTGGAGAGGCGGCCCGCCCCCAGCCCCCAGTCCCGCGCGGGCTCGCTCCAGCCGCGCACCGCCGAAGTGCTCGACCTGCGCGGACTGCTGGAACCGCTGCTCGCCCGGGAGCCGTCCGAGAGCGCGAGCGGCGGACACTTCGCCACCCTGCCCGTCGAGCTGGACTGCGGCAGCTGGCGCACCCGCTACCGGTGCCCCGTGAAGGTCTCCCAGGCCCGCCTGGAGGCCCGTCTCGAACGGCTCCTCGGCGAGCGGGGTGTGCCCGTGCTCCGCGGCCGGGAGGTGACGGCGGTCGCGCAGGATTCCGAGGGGGTCACCGCCGAGTGGCGCGCGGTCGACGACGCCTCCGCCACCGGGTCGGTCCGGGGCGGCCACCTCGTGGCGTGCGACGGCGGGCACAGCACGGTCCGCCGGCTCATGAACGTCCCCTTCCCCGGCCAGGAGCGCCGGATGTCCGCCGTGGCGGCGGACCTCACCCTCACCTCCATGTCCGCCGAAGTCCCCACGGAGGAAGGGCACTTCAGCCAGTACACGCGCGTGGCGGGCGGCTTCCACTCGATCCTGCACCCCATCGGACCGGACCTCTACCGGATGCTGTTCGGCAGGGTCTCCGGGGAGGTCCCGGACCACTCGGCGCCGGTCTCCCCCGACGAGGTCCGCGAAGCGCTGCACGCCGTGTACGGACCGGACACGGAACTGGGCGAGCTGCGCGCGGCCTCCCGCTTCGGCGACGCCGCACGCCAGGTCACGCGGTACCGGGAGGGCCGGGTGTTCTTCGCCGGGGACGCGGCGCACATCCACATGCCGATCGGCGGCCAGGGCGTCAACCTGGGCATCCAGGACGCGGTCAACCTGGGCTGGAAGCTCGCCGGCACGATCCGGGGCTGGGCCCCCGCCGGTCTGCTCGACAGCTACCACGAAGAGCGGCACCCGGTCGCCGCGCGCGTGCTGCGCCACACCCGCGCCCAGAACGCGATCATGAACGTGGGAGGGGACGAGGACCTCGGCGCGGTCCGCGAGCTGGTGACCGAGCTGCTGCGGCTGCCCGACACCAACCACTATGTCTCGGGCATGATGTCCGGCCTGGACCTCAGCTACCCGGGCGTCGGGCCCCGGCTGATCGACGTGGAGCTGACCACCGAGGACGGCCCGACCCGGGCGAGCCGGCTGATGCGCTCGGGCCGGGGGCTGCTGCTCTCCCTGGACGGCCGGCCGAGGCCGGTCGGCAAGCGTGCCGACCGCGTCGAGCACATCATGGCGAAGACCGAGGAGGACCTGGACGGCGCCGGTGCCCTGCTGGTCCGCCCCGACGGATACCTCGCCTGGACCGACACCGACGGCACCCCGCTCCAGGAGGCGCTGGCCCGCTGGTTCGGCTGA
- a CDS encoding MerR family transcriptional regulator has translation MAWSIAEVARMSGVTSRTLRHYDEIGLLPPAGISGNGHRYYEDADLLRLQQILLMRELDLGLREIRAVLDSQVDRVTALREHQRRLLEERDRLETLARTVGRTIAELEEEKDDNMTRINRPENLFEGFGASDPEIEAEIEAEARERWPEHWEQSRRAAESMTAEDQERWQREATAQMIRLAEFMVAGAPVDDPAVQAEMEAHYRSVCRFWTPNAVAYKGLGQTYVDDPRFRANFDKIADGLAAYQRDAMVRYADARLG, from the coding sequence ATGGCCTGGTCGATCGCGGAGGTGGCCCGGATGTCCGGGGTGACCTCCCGGACACTGCGGCACTACGACGAGATCGGCCTGCTGCCCCCCGCGGGCATCTCCGGCAACGGGCACCGCTACTACGAGGACGCCGACCTTCTGCGGCTCCAGCAGATCCTGCTGATGCGCGAACTGGACCTGGGCCTGCGCGAGATCCGGGCGGTCCTGGACAGCCAGGTCGACCGGGTGACCGCACTGCGCGAGCACCAGCGGCGGCTCCTGGAGGAGCGGGACCGGCTGGAGACACTGGCCCGCACCGTGGGCCGGACCATCGCCGAACTGGAGGAGGAGAAGGACGACAACATGACGAGGATCAACAGGCCGGAGAACCTCTTCGAGGGGTTCGGGGCGTCCGACCCCGAGATCGAGGCCGAGATCGAGGCGGAGGCGCGCGAGCGCTGGCCCGAGCACTGGGAGCAGTCCCGGCGGGCCGCCGAGTCGATGACCGCCGAGGACCAGGAGCGGTGGCAGCGCGAGGCGACGGCACAGATGATCCGCCTCGCCGAGTTCATGGTGGCGGGCGCCCCGGTCGACGACCCCGCCGTACAGGCCGAGATGGAGGCGCACTACCGGAGCGTCTGCCGCTTCTGGACGCCGAACGCGGTCGCGTACAAGGGGCTGGGCCAGACCTATGTCGACGATCCGAGGTTCCGGGCGAACTTCGACAAGATCGCCGACGGGCTCGCCGCCTACCAGCGCGACGCGATGGTGCGGTACGCCGACGCACGGCTGGGCTGA
- a CDS encoding serine hydrolase domain-containing protein, with product MAGIKLARSVTTLAATVALVAGSAVAATGAQAQGNDPDLAGVRDGLQRVLDSGAPGAFAVIRDHGNPELNRTLTAGKANLDGTPMNADWRFRVGSNSKMFTSVLVMRLVEQGRMDLDKPLRDYLPAGTVPDSWAITARQVMEHRAGVYDHTNDLLEQAGEETTDAFEKRIRNNVYDPKDLVAMSVKHGLQYTPGTKYSYSNTDFFLMGLAVEHLTGRPYADVLREQIFEPLKLRQTSFTVPTKAIAGAHVTGYLTNDDRSKPLLDSTEQTASWIWAAGGVVSTARDLDRFMTTVMAGSSGGLVSDESLKQMTSVLPTPTAKVSYGLGVREIALTCGKVLGHGGIVQGYQTQTFTTRDGKRTVVLFANASNNGTVTQALTNTLEPAFCGKAPAPAPKLRRSLTGDAQLNGNDARWVPAVDDSRI from the coding sequence ATGGCTGGAATCAAGCTCGCGCGTTCGGTGACCACGCTCGCCGCCACGGTGGCGCTCGTCGCCGGGAGCGCGGTGGCGGCGACGGGTGCGCAGGCCCAGGGCAACGACCCGGACCTCGCCGGGGTGCGGGACGGGCTGCAGCGCGTCCTTGACTCGGGGGCGCCGGGCGCGTTCGCGGTGATCCGGGACCACGGCAACCCCGAGCTCAACCGGACGCTCACCGCCGGCAAGGCCAACCTGGACGGCACGCCCATGAACGCCGACTGGCGCTTCCGGGTGGGCAGCAACAGCAAGATGTTCACGTCCGTGCTGGTGATGCGTCTCGTCGAACAGGGCCGCATGGACCTGGACAAGCCGCTGCGCGACTACCTGCCGGCCGGAACGGTCCCCGACAGCTGGGCGATCACGGCCCGTCAGGTCATGGAGCACCGCGCCGGTGTGTACGACCACACCAACGACCTGCTGGAGCAGGCCGGTGAGGAGACCACCGACGCCTTCGAGAAGCGCATCCGCAACAACGTCTACGATCCCAAGGACCTCGTGGCGATGTCGGTGAAGCACGGGCTGCAGTACACGCCGGGGACCAAGTACTCGTACTCGAACACCGACTTCTTCCTGATGGGCCTGGCGGTCGAGCACCTGACCGGACGCCCGTACGCCGATGTCCTGCGCGAGCAGATCTTCGAGCCGCTGAAGCTGCGGCAGACGTCGTTCACCGTGCCCACGAAGGCCATCGCGGGCGCACACGTCACCGGGTACCTGACCAACGACGACCGCAGCAAGCCGCTGCTCGACTCGACCGAGCAGACCGCGTCGTGGATCTGGGCCGCGGGCGGCGTGGTCTCCACCGCGCGCGACCTGGACCGCTTCATGACCACGGTGATGGCGGGCAGCTCCGGCGGGCTGGTCTCCGACGAGTCGCTGAAGCAGATGACCAGCGTCCTGCCGACGCCCACGGCCAAGGTCAGCTACGGCCTCGGGGTCCGCGAGATCGCTCTCACCTGCGGCAAGGTACTCGGCCACGGTGGCATCGTGCAGGGTTACCAGACGCAGACCTTCACCACCCGGGACGGCAAGCGCACGGTGGTGCTCTTCGCCAACGCCTCCAACAACGGCACGGTCACCCAGGCCCTGACCAACACCCTGGAGCCCGCGTTCTGCGGCAAGGCCCCGGCCCCCGCGCCCAAGCTGCGCCGCTCGCTGACCGGCGACGCGCAGTTGAACGGCAACGACGCGCGCTGGGTCCCCGCCGTGGACGACAGCCGCATCTGA
- a CDS encoding L,D-transpeptidase family protein, with the protein MTARIRRSRLPMLLGALAACALGLATPAAATAPAAAAPACTADTGPYQWQLEQYLHLPADGRESAADCAAIRTFQERNGISPADGYASLATYRATLVVEERRAPNKAGKCPRHAGRLVCVDLGRQLLWVQRDGRVIYPAVAVRTGRWGQQTRDGWHEITERRLDDYSELYDNAPMPYAQYFSGGQAFHGVYGDLFNGGGSAGCINLQLENARVLWNTVDLGDAVFIWGRKPAT; encoded by the coding sequence ATGACCGCCCGCATACGCCGTTCCCGCCTGCCGATGCTCCTGGGCGCGCTCGCCGCCTGCGCGCTGGGCCTGGCCACTCCCGCCGCCGCGACCGCGCCCGCGGCTGCCGCGCCCGCGTGCACCGCCGACACCGGCCCGTACCAGTGGCAGTTGGAGCAGTACCTCCACCTGCCCGCCGACGGGCGCGAGTCGGCCGCCGACTGCGCCGCGATCCGCACCTTCCAGGAGCGCAACGGCATCAGCCCGGCGGACGGCTACGCCAGCCTGGCCACCTACCGCGCCACCTTGGTGGTCGAGGAGCGGCGCGCCCCCAACAAGGCGGGCAAGTGCCCGCGCCACGCGGGACGGCTGGTCTGCGTCGACCTCGGCCGCCAGTTGCTCTGGGTGCAGCGCGACGGCCGGGTGATCTATCCGGCGGTGGCGGTGCGCACCGGCCGCTGGGGCCAGCAGACCCGGGACGGCTGGCACGAGATCACCGAACGCCGTCTCGACGACTACTCGGAGCTCTACGACAACGCGCCCATGCCGTACGCCCAGTACTTCTCCGGCGGCCAGGCGTTCCACGGCGTGTACGGCGACCTCTTCAACGGCGGTGGCTCGGCGGGCTGCATCAACCTCCAGCTGGAGAACGCCCGGGTGCTGTGGAACACCGTCGACCTCGGCGACGCCGTCTTCATCTGGGGCCGCAAGCCCGCGACCTGA
- a CDS encoding choice-of-anchor A family protein: MRALRLLLTAAVVSVGALPASASAAPGTPSPMSAARAALAAKPLPGGLGPCVPGVCPPNGVYPPINNDPIRFRDNGINVYVGGDFLVREKAAEAEGRVVVLGKFDQNKAAGVSGIYNVGEAGVGSRVAPPVGADWLTTGGDITVAAGQRLLAEQGVVRHAGAVSGTILAQRIERDAEAARPYRALRGELTTASQCYAHPDGRPRPATGTATHSGGQTLFTGDNTSKLQVFNVDFDMQGATGGQEGIAFRNIPDGATILINVVGTQRTINTYSGTIDDSSDFNKLRNRLLWNFPDATSVDLKGTGQFQGSVLVGNQASTTTLTLPGMNGRMFTTGSLTHSSPASGGGGQEIHNYPFEGDLPDCGTPVPTEGKVKVLKTDEATGKALAGAVFELWHETNGVPGLQTSGADADTKVGAACTTEAAGTCERTVPVGTYYWRETRAPQDYLLPNPDVFGPLVLTEANAERGVTVTAHNRHRPVEPTEGDVSVVKKDASTGKLLSGAVFELWHETNGVPGLQTSGASADTIVGAACTTNGSGLCRRTVALGTYYWRETKAPDGYDLPSPAVFGPLVLTPANAAQGVSVDARNTVHAMPEPRGSITVAKTDQQSGDPLRGAVFRLWHETNGVPGLQMTGTHPDSAVGSGCATSGAGRCVFGDLRLGTYYLQETAVPEGYERPRNPVTGPYQVTASNAATGVTVRLANKRGEPDKGKGGKGGKGGRG, translated from the coding sequence GTGAGAGCGCTCAGGCTGCTGCTGACCGCGGCCGTGGTGTCGGTGGGCGCCCTGCCCGCGTCGGCCTCGGCCGCGCCCGGCACGCCCTCGCCGATGTCGGCCGCGAGGGCCGCGCTGGCCGCCAAACCCCTGCCCGGCGGGCTCGGCCCATGCGTGCCGGGCGTCTGTCCGCCCAACGGGGTGTACCCACCCATCAACAACGACCCGATCAGGTTCCGTGACAACGGCATCAACGTATACGTCGGCGGTGACTTCCTCGTACGCGAGAAGGCCGCCGAGGCCGAGGGCCGGGTCGTCGTGCTCGGCAAGTTCGACCAGAACAAGGCCGCGGGCGTCAGCGGCATCTACAACGTCGGTGAGGCCGGGGTCGGCTCCCGGGTCGCGCCGCCGGTCGGCGCCGACTGGCTGACCACCGGGGGCGACATCACCGTCGCCGCCGGACAGCGGCTGCTCGCCGAACAGGGCGTCGTACGCCACGCGGGCGCCGTCAGCGGCACGATCCTCGCCCAGCGGATCGAACGCGACGCGGAGGCGGCCCGGCCCTACCGGGCGCTGCGCGGCGAGCTGACCACGGCCAGCCAGTGCTACGCGCACCCGGACGGCCGGCCGCGCCCCGCCACCGGGACCGCCACCCACTCGGGCGGGCAGACGCTGTTCACCGGTGACAACACCTCGAAGCTCCAGGTGTTCAACGTGGACTTCGACATGCAGGGCGCCACCGGCGGGCAGGAGGGCATCGCGTTCCGGAACATCCCGGACGGGGCGACCATCCTGATCAACGTGGTCGGTACGCAGCGGACCATCAACACCTACAGCGGCACGATCGACGACTCCAGCGACTTCAACAAGCTGCGCAACCGGCTGCTGTGGAACTTCCCCGACGCCACGTCGGTCGACCTGAAGGGCACCGGCCAGTTCCAGGGCAGTGTGCTCGTCGGCAACCAGGCGTCCACCACGACGCTGACCCTGCCCGGCATGAACGGGCGCATGTTCACCACCGGGTCCCTCACCCACAGCAGCCCGGCCTCGGGCGGCGGCGGCCAGGAGATCCACAACTACCCCTTCGAGGGCGACCTGCCCGACTGCGGCACACCGGTGCCCACCGAGGGGAAGGTCAAGGTCCTCAAGACGGACGAGGCCACCGGCAAGGCGCTGGCGGGCGCGGTCTTCGAGCTGTGGCACGAGACCAACGGCGTCCCCGGACTCCAGACGTCGGGTGCCGACGCCGATACCAAGGTGGGCGCCGCCTGCACCACCGAGGCGGCAGGGACCTGCGAGCGCACGGTGCCCGTCGGCACGTACTACTGGCGGGAGACCAGGGCGCCCCAGGACTACCTGCTGCCCAACCCCGACGTCTTCGGCCCGCTGGTCCTCACCGAGGCCAACGCGGAGCGGGGCGTCACGGTGACCGCCCACAACCGGCACCGGCCGGTGGAGCCCACCGAGGGCGACGTCAGCGTCGTCAAGAAGGACGCGTCCACGGGCAAGCTCCTGTCCGGGGCGGTCTTCGAGCTGTGGCACGAGACCAACGGCGTCCCCGGACTCCAGACGTCGGGTGCCAGCGCCGACACCATCGTGGGCGCCGCCTGCACCACCAACGGCTCGGGGCTGTGCCGCCGCACGGTCGCGCTGGGCACCTACTACTGGCGCGAGACCAAGGCGCCGGACGGGTACGACCTGCCCTCCCCGGCGGTCTTCGGCCCGCTGGTGCTCACCCCGGCCAACGCCGCCCAGGGCGTCTCGGTGGACGCCCGCAACACGGTGCACGCCATGCCCGAGCCCAGGGGGTCGATCACGGTCGCCAAGACCGACCAGCAGAGCGGTGACCCGCTGCGCGGCGCGGTGTTCCGTCTGTGGCACGAGACCAACGGCGTCCCCGGGCTCCAGATGACGGGCACCCACCCGGACTCGGCCGTCGGCTCCGGGTGCGCCACCAGCGGCGCGGGCCGGTGCGTCTTCGGCGACCTGCGGCTCGGCACGTACTACCTCCAGGAGACGGCCGTGCCCGAGGGGTACGAGCGTCCGAGGAACCCCGTCACCGGCCCCTACCAGGTGACGGCGTCCAACGCCGCCACCGGCGTCACCGTCCGCCTCGCCAACAAGCGCGGTGAGCCGGACAAGGGCAAGGGCGGAAAGGGAGGCAAGGGAGGCAGGGGCTGA
- the zapE gene encoding cell division protein ZapE, with translation MHKREAAMRDHFHETATRRGFVLAPAQRAAVERLSRLAGELARPVWTFPRPPRDLYVWGPVGRGKSWLVDTFYEGLPTGRKRRLHFHDFFRRLHDGVVRPGARQDKQSAVDSALDELLGDSRVLVFDEFHAHDAGDAMLIARLFRTLLDRRITLVTTSNHPPAGLMPNPLYHHLFEPTIALIEERMDVLDVSGPVDFRRLAAAPGAGGTGFAAGLCLPVGDAGPLALGLPVPTPAEAASVPAHLRELPARAVRGDLVWFGFDVLCETPTAVPDYLALAEVFGTLVLDGLPPLAEATADGRQRFANLVDVACDRDLRLILIGSDPLTGYADDPAATRDADRTASRLALLGRADRPGGA, from the coding sequence GTGCACAAGCGCGAAGCGGCGATGCGCGACCATTTCCACGAGACGGCCACCCGGCGGGGCTTCGTCCTCGCCCCGGCCCAGCGGGCCGCCGTGGAGCGGCTGTCGCGGCTGGCGGGCGAACTCGCCCGGCCGGTCTGGACGTTTCCCAGACCACCCCGCGACCTGTACGTCTGGGGGCCGGTGGGCCGCGGCAAGAGCTGGCTGGTGGACACCTTCTACGAGGGCCTGCCGACCGGCCGCAAACGCCGTCTGCACTTCCACGACTTCTTCCGGCGCCTGCACGACGGAGTGGTCCGGCCGGGCGCCCGCCAGGACAAGCAGAGCGCCGTCGACAGCGCCCTGGACGAGCTGCTCGGGGACAGCAGGGTCCTGGTCTTCGACGAGTTCCACGCGCACGACGCGGGTGACGCGATGCTGATCGCCCGGCTCTTCCGCACCCTGCTCGACCGGCGCATCACCTTGGTCACCACGTCCAACCACCCGCCCGCCGGACTGATGCCGAATCCGCTCTACCACCACTTGTTCGAGCCGACCATCGCCCTCATCGAGGAGCGGATGGACGTCCTGGACGTCTCGGGCCCGGTGGACTTCCGCCGTCTCGCCGCGGCGCCGGGCGCGGGCGGAACCGGATTCGCGGCCGGACTGTGCCTGCCCGTCGGGGACGCCGGACCCCTGGCCCTCGGCCTTCCCGTCCCGACGCCCGCCGAGGCGGCCTCGGTCCCGGCCCATCTGCGGGAGCTGCCCGCCCGCGCGGTCCGCGGCGACCTCGTGTGGTTCGGCTTCGACGTGCTGTGCGAGACGCCGACGGCGGTGCCCGACTATCTGGCGCTCGCCGAGGTCTTCGGCACGCTCGTCCTGGACGGCCTGCCCCCGCTCGCCGAGGCGACCGCGGACGGCCGGCAGCGGTTCGCGAACCTCGTGGACGTCGCCTGCGACCGGGACCTGCGCCTGATCCTCATCGGCTCCGACCCCCTGACCGGCTACGCCGACGACCCCGCCGCGACGCGCGACGCCGACCGCACGGCGAGCCGCCTCGCCCTGCTCGGGCGGGCGGACCGGCCCGGGGGCGCGTGA
- a CDS encoding aminoglycoside phosphotransferase family protein: MIVTPEEFTRTTVEREGEAGSAWLAELPLIVDELLETWECVPDGDVTHGGVGVIVPVRRPAEGAAVLKVSFPHPGNVHEPDAFEAWGGRGAVRLYERDDTRFAMLLERALPTTLEQLVDGDEVVAVAGRLSHRLAVPAPAALPRLGDRADDWEAELRKDADELAHALSPRVLDAALDTVRDLGRVQPDTLVHGDLHARNILRAEREPWLAVDPKGYAGDPAHDGGTLLKSRALALVGADDLGKAAHRVVDVFAEAAQVDRERVWRWSQLHAVQAAFWARRHGFRGARGGPELEWITAFADHLATLLTEAG, translated from the coding sequence ATGATCGTGACACCCGAGGAGTTCACGCGGACCACCGTCGAGCGCGAGGGCGAGGCGGGATCGGCCTGGCTCGCGGAACTGCCGTTGATCGTCGATGAGTTGCTCGAAACGTGGGAGTGCGTGCCGGACGGTGACGTCACGCACGGCGGGGTCGGCGTCATCGTCCCCGTGCGGCGGCCGGCCGAAGGGGCCGCCGTGCTGAAGGTCTCCTTCCCGCACCCCGGCAACGTCCACGAACCCGACGCGTTCGAGGCATGGGGCGGGCGCGGCGCGGTCCGGCTGTACGAGCGGGACGACACGCGCTTCGCCATGCTGCTGGAGCGGGCGCTCCCCACGACGCTCGAACAGCTCGTGGACGGCGACGAGGTGGTGGCCGTCGCCGGGCGGCTGAGCCATCGGCTCGCCGTGCCCGCACCGGCCGCCCTGCCGCGGCTCGGCGACCGGGCGGACGACTGGGAGGCGGAGCTCCGCAAGGACGCCGACGAGCTGGCGCACGCCCTCTCGCCCCGGGTCCTGGACGCGGCCCTCGACACCGTACGCGACCTGGGCCGCGTCCAGCCCGACACCCTCGTCCACGGCGATCTGCACGCCCGCAACATCCTGCGCGCCGAGCGCGAACCGTGGCTGGCGGTCGACCCCAAGGGGTACGCGGGAGACCCCGCCCACGACGGCGGCACCCTGCTCAAGTCGCGCGCGCTCGCCCTCGTCGGGGCCGACGACCTGGGCAAGGCCGCCCACCGGGTGGTCGACGTGTTCGCCGAGGCGGCGCAGGTGGACCGCGAACGCGTCTGGCGCTGGTCCCAACTGCACGCCGTGCAGGCCGCGTTCTGGGCGCGCCGGCACGGCTTCCGCGGAGCCCGCGGCGGCCCCGAGCTGGAGTGGATCACCGCGTTCGCCGACCACCTGGCGACGCTGCTCACCGAAGCGGGCTGA
- a CDS encoding VOC family protein, giving the protein MLRVKDFDHLVLNVQDVERALAFYTDTLGLEPVRVEEWRAGKVPFPSVRVNANTIIDLFDRPRGESNVDHICLVVEPLDWQEVIDAGLLTVTEGPVPRFGARGSATSVYVQDPEGNTVELRWYPQDAE; this is encoded by the coding sequence ATGCTGCGTGTCAAGGACTTCGACCACCTCGTCCTCAACGTCCAGGACGTCGAGCGCGCCCTCGCCTTCTACACCGACACCCTCGGCCTGGAGCCGGTCCGCGTCGAGGAGTGGCGGGCCGGGAAGGTGCCCTTCCCCTCCGTCCGGGTCAACGCGAACACCATCATCGACCTGTTCGACCGGCCGCGCGGCGAGTCCAACGTCGACCACATCTGCCTCGTCGTCGAACCGCTCGACTGGCAGGAGGTCATCGACGCGGGCCTCCTCACCGTCACCGAGGGCCCCGTGCCGCGCTTCGGCGCGCGCGGCTCCGCCACCTCCGTCTACGTCCAGGACCCGGAGGGCAACACGGTCGAGCTGCGCTGGTACCCGCAGGACGCCGAGTGA
- a CDS encoding TetR/AcrR family transcriptional regulator C-terminal ligand-binding domain-containing protein has protein sequence MSAAAGRPRDPAIDAAVLASTLDILRADGYSGFALEAVAARAGTTKAAIRRRWPVRQNLLIDALASILDIPPVPDNNCTRCDLMQTVELLDEALHERLPRGVLAPLVADCSRDAELHRRLLDVLVLPSRRAATSAVEHALGRGDLRPDVAPHVLVDLLAASVYQRALLGDTAARPSAADVVDLLLRGAAVDFERLVRISRTPAHLRGHPDGHTPS, from the coding sequence GTGAGCGCGGCGGCGGGACGGCCCCGGGACCCGGCGATCGACGCAGCCGTCCTCGCGTCCACCCTCGACATCCTGCGCGCCGACGGCTACTCGGGCTTCGCCCTGGAGGCCGTCGCCGCGCGGGCGGGGACGACCAAGGCGGCCATCCGCCGCCGCTGGCCGGTGCGGCAGAACCTCCTCATCGACGCACTGGCCTCGATCCTGGACATCCCCCCCGTCCCGGACAACAACTGCACCCGCTGCGACCTCATGCAGACCGTCGAGCTGCTGGACGAGGCGCTGCACGAGCGGCTGCCCCGGGGGGTGCTCGCACCACTCGTCGCCGACTGCTCGCGGGACGCGGAGCTGCACCGCAGACTGCTGGACGTACTCGTACTGCCCAGCAGGCGCGCGGCCACCTCCGCCGTCGAACACGCCCTGGGGCGGGGGGACTTGCGCCCGGACGTGGCACCGCACGTCCTGGTCGACCTGCTCGCCGCCTCGGTCTACCAGCGGGCCCTGCTCGGTGACACCGCCGCCCGTCCCTCGGCGGCCGACGTCGTGGACCTGCTGCTGCGGGGGGCCGCCGTGGACTTCGAACGGCTGGTGCGCATCAGCCGGACCCCGGCCCACCTGCGCGGCCACCCGGACGGACACACACCGTCCTGA
- a CDS encoding carboxymuconolactone decarboxylase family protein, whose amino-acid sequence MNSAPKSASPSAADRSTADDRFENGLELLRKVGGREQPAVLDALADIAPDLGRMTVAFAYGELLANDRLTLAEHQVATVAALCAMGTAAPQLRFHIDGALNVGVSPAEIVELLIHASVYAGMPAALNGLAVAREAFRARPELAYEPAASVEPTGPGERPDAGDRYARGLARLAEVDGHAGDAVVTSLRDIAPDLARYLIEFVFGDIYCRPGIDLKLRELASVAMCTALGTAAPQLRVHVHGLLNVGGTREEAVEVITQMAAYAGFPAALNGIAAAREVFAERDAS is encoded by the coding sequence ATGAACAGCGCACCGAAGTCCGCATCCCCCTCCGCCGCCGACCGTTCCACCGCCGACGACCGCTTCGAGAACGGCCTTGAGCTGCTGCGCAAGGTCGGCGGCCGGGAGCAGCCCGCCGTGCTGGACGCCCTCGCCGACATCGCGCCCGACCTAGGCCGGATGACGGTGGCGTTCGCGTACGGGGAGCTGCTGGCGAACGACCGGCTCACCCTGGCCGAGCACCAGGTGGCCACCGTCGCCGCGCTCTGCGCGATGGGCACGGCGGCCCCGCAGCTGCGCTTCCACATCGACGGCGCGCTGAACGTCGGGGTGAGCCCGGCCGAGATCGTCGAGCTGCTGATCCACGCCTCCGTGTACGCGGGGATGCCCGCCGCGCTCAACGGCCTCGCCGTGGCGCGCGAGGCGTTCCGGGCGCGCCCCGAACTCGCCTACGAGCCCGCCGCGTCGGTCGAGCCCACCGGGCCGGGCGAGCGGCCCGACGCCGGTGACCGGTACGCGCGCGGGCTCGCCCGGCTGGCCGAGGTGGACGGGCACGCGGGTGACGCCGTGGTGACGTCCCTGCGGGACATCGCGCCCGATCTGGCGCGCTATCTCATCGAGTTCGTCTTCGGCGACATCTACTGCCGGCCCGGGATCGACCTCAAGCTCCGGGAACTGGCCAGCGTGGCCATGTGCACCGCCCTCGGCACCGCCGCCCCGCAGCTGCGGGTGCACGTCCACGGCCTGCTCAACGTCGGCGGCACCCGTGAGGAGGCCGTCGAGGTGATCACGCAGATGGCGGCCTACGCGGGCTTCCCCGCCGCGCTCAACGGCATCGCCGCCGCCCGCGAGGTGTTCGCGGAGCGGGACGCCTCGTGA